The Camelina sativa cultivar DH55 chromosome 14, Cs, whole genome shotgun sequence genome includes a window with the following:
- the LOC104742101 gene encoding protein MEI2-like 7: protein MEKKNPMKSLNPNAPEFSPAFTRNPKLYHPSPTPPIFYFNKPFPYHTKLQKTKPFPYQTKLQKNKTFPYQTKLQTSKPFPYNTKPWEASTSADVKPGKSPFRNGFCNKRCLPPRLLKKFSSEKFVPLPENKLAGKTSVMVKNIPNCLGRTDLLRILDNHCRKHNRESSYDFLYLPMDFVKRANLGYAFVNFTASVAAERFRREFENFSWGNLGYRKVCEITMAKYQGKEELTKHFKDSMFTCHTDNYLPVVLSPPSDGFTGYTLTTLGDRVGLRGGGSRRGSWR, encoded by the exons atggaaaagaaaaaccccATGAAATCACTAAACCCAAACGCACCGGAATTTTCACCGGCGTTTACTCGAAACCCTAAACTGTACCATCCTTCTCCCACGCCTCCTATATTCTACTTTAACAAGCCGTTTCCTTATCACACCAAGCTTCAAAAGACCAAGCCGTTTCCTTATCAGACTAAGCTTCAGAAGAACAAGACATTTCCTTATCAGACCAAGCTTCAGACGAGCAAGCCGTTTCCTTATAACACCAAGCCTTGGGAAGCTAGTACCAGCGCAGATGTTAAGCCGGGAAAAAGCCCTTTCCGTAATGGGTTTTGTAACAAGAGATGTCTCCCACCTCGGCTTTTGAAGAAGTTTTCTTCCGAAAAGTTTGTGCCTTTACCGGAAAATAAGCTCGCCGGTAAAACATCCGTCATGGTTAAGAATATACCTAACTGTCTCGG ACGAACCGATCTTTTGAGGATTTTGGACAATCATTGTCGGAAACACAACAGAGAGTCTTCATATGACTTTCTATATCTGCCTATGGATTTTGT gAAACGAGCAAATTTGGGTTATGCCTTTGTTAACTTCACTGCCTCCGTCGCAGCTGAGAGATTCCGGAGAGAATTCGAAAACTTTTCTTGGGGGAATCTCGGATACAGGAAGGTTTGCGAAATCACTATGGCTAAGTATCag GGAAAAGAAGAGCTGACTAAACATTTCAAGGACTCAATGTTCACTTGCCACACCGACAATTATCTTCCGGTGGTTCTCTCCCCCCCGAGTGATGGCTTCACAGGTTACACTCTCACGACGCTTGGTGACAGAGTCGGCTTACGTGGCGGTGGTTCACGTCGTGGTTCATGGCGTTAa